Proteins encoded by one window of Antechinus flavipes isolate AdamAnt ecotype Samford, QLD, Australia chromosome 4, AdamAnt_v2, whole genome shotgun sequence:
- the ACSF2 gene encoding medium-chain acyl-CoA ligase ACSF2, mitochondrial produces the protein MAVSFGVRRLGQLPVGVMGVLGVRSALAPVRGWRRAEFQGIRLLSSPDTRNYTAHGNLSYFKGPTDMKLTSKTVGQCLEDTAEMFPNREALVVSHQNIRKTFEQIKQEVDTAALGLLNLGLSKGDRLGVWGPNSYEWVLMQLATAQAGIILVSVNPAYQSEELKFVLKKVGCKALVFPSTFKTQNYYDILKQICPELETCSAGALRSKNLPELTTVIVLDSKLPGTFHMNDVLQAGKAAQLAQLKDVQRSLSCHDPINIQFTSGTTGRPKGATLSHHNIVNNAIFIGDRMNLRNKEPRLVLPSPLYHCLGSVGGTMVSILYGVTLILSSPSFEGKRALEAVTQERGTMIYGTPTMFVDMLNQPDFSSYDISTLRGGVIAGSSAPPELIRTIIQKMNLTEMTVAYGTTENSPVTFMNFYDDNIEKKINTVGRIMPHTEAQVLDPQTRKQVEINMPGELCIRGYCVMLGYWDDPEKTKDTIDEDKWYWTGDIAAVDEEGFCKIVGRSKDMIIRGGENVYPAELEDFFHKLPHVQEAQVVGVKDERMGEEICACIRLKAKYEGQVTPEELKAYCKGKISHFKIPRYIVFVKEYPLTVSGKIQKYKLREWMEKHLKL, from the exons TTCTCCAGACACTAGGAACTATACAGCACATGGCAACCTCAGCTATTTCAAAGGGCCCACGGATATGAAGCTCACTTCTAAGACAGTAGGCCAGTGTCTTGAGGACACAGCTGAGATGTTTCCAAATAGAGAAGCCCTAGTTGTCTCACACCAGAACATCCGGAAGACATTTGAACAGATTAAGCAGGAG GTGGACACCGCTGCCTTAGGGCTTCTGAACCTCGGCCTCAGCAAAGGAGATCGGCTCGGCGTTTGGGGTCCTAATTCCTATGAATGGGTGTTGATGCAACTGGCCACTGCACAGGCTGGCATCATCCTG GTTTCTGTGAACCCTGCCTACCAGTCCGAAGAGCTAAAGTTTGTTCTCAAAAAG GTGGGCTGCAAGGCCCTTGTCTTCCCCAGCACGTTCAAGACCCAGAATTACTATGATATTCTGAAGCAGATTTGCCCAGAGCTGGAGACATGCAGCGCAGGGGCACTAAGGAGTAAGAA TCTTCCAGAACTGACCACAGTCATCGTCCTGGACTCCAAATTGCCAGGAACTTTCCACATGAATGATGTGCTACAAGCTGGGAAAGCTGCCCAACTGGCCCAGCTCAAGGACGTCCAGAGATCATTGTCCTGCCATGACCCCATCAACATCCAGTTCACTTCG GGAACAACAGGCAGACCTAAGGGAGCCACACTTTCTCATCACAACATTGTTAACAATGCCATCTTTATAGGGGACCGGATGAATCTTCGCAACAAG GAGCCCCGGTTGGTCCTTCCCAGCCCCCTGTACCATTGCCTGGGCTCTGTGGGGGGCACGATGGTGTCCATACTGTACGGTGTCACTCTCATCTTGTCATCTCCGAGTTTTGAGGGCAAGAGGGCACTGGAAGCTGTCACTCAAGAGAG GGGTACAATGATCTATGGCACTCCCACGATGTTTGTCGACATGCTGAACCAACCTGATTTTTCCAGCTATGACATTTCGACCCTTCGAGGAG GTGTGATTGCGGGGTCCTCAGCCCCCCCAGAGCTCATCAGAACCATCATCCAGAAGATGAACTTGACGGAAATGACG GTTGCATATGGGACCACAGAAAACAGTCCTGTGACTTTCATGAACTTCTATGATGACAACatagaaaagaagataaacaCTGTGGGCAGGATTATGCCCCACACAGAG GCCCAGGTCCTGGACCCACAGACACGGAAACAGGTAGAGATAAACATGCCAGGGGAGCTGTGTATCCGTGGTTACTGCGTCATGCTGGGCTACTGGGATGATCCTGAGAAGACAAAAGACACCATTGATGAGGACAAATGGTATTGGACAGG GGACATTGCTGCAGTAGATGAAGAGGGCTTTTGCAAGATTGTAGGCCGTTCCAAGGACATGATCATTCGAGGAGGAGAGAATGTCTATCCAGCTGAACTGGAAGACTTTTTTCACAAACTTCCCCATGTGCAGGAAGCCCAG GTGGTTGGAGTAAAAGATGAGCGGATGGGGGAGGAAATCTGTGCTTGTATTCGTCTTAAGGCCAAGTACGAAGGACAGGTCACCCCCGAGGAACTGAAAGCTTACTGCAAAGGAAAG ATCTCCCACTTCAAGATTCCTCGATACATCGTGTTTGTTAAGGAATATCCACTCACTGTTTCCGGAAAG ATTCAAAAATACAAACTTCGAGAATGGATGGAAAAGCATCTGAAACTGTGA
- the CHAD gene encoding chondroadherin gives MLPTLLSSGMGKIKRQKGSKDDLTPDSWAEPLRVPPRLEGDSSRGEGVKPRQLHVESWLLLQSAVWDSAYIGRRLQLIAGLNSRQFLPPFSTTMASPALLVGVCLLLVGILPSLHACPQNCHCHGGDLQHVICDNVGLRKIPKVSEKTRLLNLQRNNFPVLAANSFKATPALVSLHLQHCQVREIAAGAFRGLKQLIYLYLSNNDIRVLRSGAFDDLTELTYLYLDHNKVSELPRGLLSPLVNLFILQLSSNKIRELRPGAFQGAKDLRWLYLSDNALTTLHPGALDDVENLAKFHLDKNQLSTYPTAALSKLRVVEEFKLSHNPLKVIPDQAFQSFGRYLETLILDNMNLEKFSDGAFLGVTTLKHVHLENNRLSQLPANFPFDGLETLTLANNPWKCTCQLHGLRRWLEAKASRPDATCASPTKFRGQHIRETAAFRGCKFPTKRSKKASRH, from the exons ATGCTGCCAACTCTGTTGTCGAGTGGAATGGGGAAGATAAAGAGGCAAAAAGGTTCAAAGGATGATCTGACCCCGGATAGTTGGGCAGAGCCCTTGAGGGTCCCCCCCAGACTGGAAGGAGACAGCTCCAGAGGTGAGGGGGTTAAGCCTCGACAGCTCCACGTAGAAAGTTGGCTTCTGCTGCAGTCTGCGGTCTGGGATTCTGCATATATAGGGCGGAGACTTCAGCTGATTGCAGGACTCAACTCCCGCCAGTTTCTCCCTCCGTTCTCAACGACCATGGCTTCCCCAGCCCTCCTGGTCGGCGTCTGCCTGCTGCTGGTCGGCATCCTGCCTTCCCTGCACGCTTGCCCCCAGAACTGTCACTGCCACGGCGGAGACTTACAGCATGTCATCTGCGACAACGTGGGGCTGCGCAAGATCCCAAAGGTGTCCGAGAAGACCCGGCTACTCAACTTGCAGCGCAACAACTTCCCAGTGCTGGCCGCTAACTCCTTCAAAGCCACTCCGGCCCTGGTCTCCCTGCATCTCCAACACTGTCAGGTGCGTGAAATAGCTGCAGGCGCTTTTCGAGGCCTCAAGCAGCTCATCTACCTGTACTTGTCCAACAATGACATTCGGGTGCTGCGCAGCGGAGCCTTTGACGACCTCACTGAGCTCACCTACCTCTACCTGGACCACAACAAGGTGAGCGAGCTGCCTCGTGGACTGCTCTCCCCTCTAGTCAACCTCTTCATCCTTCAGCTGAGCAGCAACAAAATTCGAGAGTTACGCCCGGGAGCCTTCCAGGGCGCGAAGGACCTGCGTTGGCTCTACCTGTCGGACAATGCCCTGACTACCCTGCATCCTGGAGCTCTGGACGATGTGGAGAACCTTGCCAAATTCCATCTGGACAAGAATCAGCTTTCCACTTACCCCACTGCTGCCCTGAGCAAGCTGAGAGTGGTGGAGGAATTCAAGTTGTCTCACAACCCACTTAAGGTCATTCCAGACCAAGCCTTCCAGTCTTTTGGACGATACTTGGAGACCCTCATCCTGGACAACATGAATCTGGAGAAG TTCTCTGATGGTGCTTTCTTGGGTGTGACCACCCTAAAACATGTCCACTTGGAAAACAACCGGTTGAGCCAGCTGCCCGCTAACTTTCCTTTTGATGGTTTGGAGACACTGACCCTGGCCAATAATCCCTGGAAGTGCACTTGCCAGCTCCATGGCCTTCGAAG GTGGCTGGAGGCCAAAGCCTCACGCCCTGATGCAACATGTGCATCTCCCACTAAGTTCCGAGGTCAACACATCCGGGAGACGGCAGCCTTCCGAGGCTGTAAATTCCCCACCAAGAGATCTAAGAAAGCCAGCCGCCATTAA
- the RSAD1 gene encoding radical S-adenosyl methionine domain-containing protein 1, mitochondrial, translating to DRRDALPSAIPTFEPQEGGAGEARPPGGFGRRAGDRGQDPGLAANLALPGTRARFRAAATLCTQRASRRSCVAGRGQSLNQRPGHPRGSKQPPPAGSRSAALYVHWPYCEKRCNYCNFNKYIPRKLDEDAMQKCLVKETTTLLKLSGVQRIDSVFFGGGTPSLASPHTIASVLEAIAQTTYLPAKAEVTLEANPTSSQASRLTAFRGGGINRLSIGIQSLDNKELQLLGRTHSVSDALGTLEEARRVYPGRTSVDLMFGLPAQQVEPWLRQLQELLSLCDDHISLYQLTLERGTLLFAQVQQGTLPSPDPEAAAEMYQHGREILREAGFRQYEVSNFARNEALSTHNWTYWQCGQYIGVGPGAHGRFVPWGDGGSLREARIQTLEPDNWMKEVSMFGHGTRKRVSLSELELLEEVLALGLRTDTGITHQHWLQFEPQLSLWDVFGEAEEVRELQSQGLLLLDHRGLRCSWEGLAVLDTILLRLLLQLQNAWENRPPPMLKVTESGAASQREDSCFKLGLGDL from the exons GACAGGAGGGACGCTTTGCCGTCTGCTATTCCAACTTTTGAGCCCCAGGAGGGAGGCGCCGGGGAAGCCAGGCCGCCGGGCGGCTTTGGAAGAAGAGCAGGAGACCGTGGCCAAGATCCGGGACTCGCTGCAAACCTGGCGCTTCCTGGCACCCGGGCTCGCTTTAGGGCCGCAGCCACCCTATGCACCCAACGTGCGAGCAGGCGGAGCTGCGTGGCGGGACGCGGCCAAAGCCTAAACCAGAGGCCGGGGCACCCGCGCGGCTCCAAACAGCCGCCGCCGGCCGGGAGCCGGAGCGCCGCGCTCTACGTGCAC tggcCATACTGTGAAAAACGCTGCAACTATTGTAACTTTAATAAATATATCCCTCGAAAGCTAGATGAGGATGCCATGCAAAAATGTCTCGTGAAAGAGACAACTACACTGCTGAAACTCAGTGGAGTGCAACG AATCGATTCTGTGTTCTTCGGTGGGGGAACACCAAGCCTTGCCAGCCCTCACACAATAGCTTCAGTCCTGGAGGCTATTGCCCAGACCACCTACTTACCAGCCAAAGCTGAAGTTACCCTAGAGGCCAACCCTACCTCATCCCAGGCATCTAGGTTGACTGCCTTCCGAGGGGGAGGTATCAACAGACTGTCCATTGGCATCCAG tcCTTAGATAATAAAGAACTCCAGTTGCTAGGCAGGACACACTCAGTGTCAGATGCCTTGGGAACCTTGGAAGAGGCACGACGTGTATATCCAGGCCGCACATCTGTGGATCTCATGTTTGGCCTCCCAGCACAGCAGGTGGAACCTTGGCTCAGGCAGCTGCAGGAGCTACTTTCCCTCTGTGATGACCACATCTCTCTGTACCAGCTGACCTTGGAGAGGGGCACTCTGCTCTTTGCCCAGGTCCAGCAAGGAACCCTCCCCTCCCCAGACCCAGAAGCTGCAGCAGAGATGTATCAGCATGGGCGGGAGATCCTGAGGGAGGCTGGATTCCGCCAGTATGAGGTTTCCAACTTCGCCAGAAAC GAAGCTCTCAGCACCCATAACTGGACTTATTGGCAATGTGGTCAATACATAGGTGTTGGGCCTG GAGCCCATGGCCGATTTGTGCCCTGGGGAGATGGAGGAAGTCTCCGAGAAGCTCGAATCCAGACTTTGGAACCTGACAATTGGATGAAGGAAGTTTCAATGTTTGGGCATGGTACCCGGAAGCGAGTCTCCCTGAGTGAGCTGGAACT ATTAGAGGAGGTTTTGGCTCTGGGGTTGCGTACAGACACAGGAATCACTCACCAG CACTGGCTACAGTTTGAGCCCCAGCTGTCCCTGTGGGATGTGTTTGGAGAAGCTGAGGAAGTGAGGGAGCTTCAGTCCCAAGGCCTGTTGCTGCTGGACCACAG AGGGCTTCGGTGTTCCTGGGAAGGGCTAGCTGTGCTGGATACTATACTGCTGAGACTCCTCCTCCAGCTCCAGAATGCCTGGGAAAACCGACCTCCTCCCATGCTCAAGGTCACTGAGTCAGGAGCTGCCTCCCAAAGAGAGGATTCCTGCTTCAAGcttggactaggtgacctctga